In the Syngnathus scovelli strain Florida chromosome 8, RoL_Ssco_1.2, whole genome shotgun sequence genome, one interval contains:
- the crygs3 gene encoding crystallin, gamma S3, with protein sequence MEQVGKIIFYQDQNFQGDYYECSSDCPELSSHLSRCSSVRVKSGAWVLFERPNYLGGQYVLTSGEYPDYHHWKGTTDSVRSCHAIPNFSGTFRIRVYENPDFSGQMLECTQDVNQLSDVWSPGAIHSAQVQDGAWIFYELPDYRGRQYLLERGQYRRFGEWAAMEPTVGSLRRVRDI encoded by the exons ATGGAGCAAGTGGGAAAG ATCATCTTTTACCAAGACCAGAACTTCCAGGGTGACTATTACGAATGCAGCAGTGACTGTCCCGAGCTGAGTAGTCACTTGAGTCGCTGCAGCTCTGTGCGCGTCAAGAGCGGGGCCTGGGTTCTGTTCGAGAGGCCCAACTACTTGGGCGGCCAGTACGTCCTCACTAGTGGCGAGTACCCAGACTACCATCACTGGAAGGGCACCACTGACAGCGTCCGCTCATGCCACGCTATCCCCAAT TTTTCTGGCACATTCCGAATCCGCGTTTATGAGAACCCCGACTTCAGTGGTCAAATGCTGGAGTGCACGCAAGATGTCAATCAGCTATCAGATGTTTGGTCCCCTGGGGCCATTCACTCTGCCCAAGTACAGGACGGTGCCTGGATCTTCTACGAGCTTCCGGACTATCGCGGACGGCAGTACCTGCTGGAGAGGGGCCAGTACCGCCGCTTTGGTGAGTGGGCCGCCATGGAGCCCACGGTGGGATCCCTCCGGCGTGTCCGTGATATTTAG